From one Peredibacter starrii genomic stretch:
- a CDS encoding polyhydroxyalkanoic acid system family protein, whose product MELKVPYAQITDKKQGYEEAKKLIPEVIAKFGVAADVHNDDATSTLKAKGSGFEAKIEFKDSEAVVNVDLGFLLKPFKGKILETIEKQIKKVV is encoded by the coding sequence ATGGAATTGAAAGTTCCTTACGCTCAGATTACAGATAAGAAACAAGGCTATGAAGAGGCCAAAAAGCTTATTCCTGAAGTGATTGCAAAATTTGGTGTGGCTGCAGACGTTCATAATGATGACGCCACTTCAACACTAAAGGCCAAGGGCTCTGGATTCGAAGCAAAAATCGAATTTAAGGATTCTGAAGCAGTTGTTAACGTTGACCTAGGTTTCCTTCTTAAGCCTTTCAAAGGCAAGATTTTGGAAACTATTGAAAAGCAGATTAAGAAAGTTGTATGA
- a CDS encoding 2Fe-2S iron-sulfur cluster-binding protein produces MSDYKCTLWPSGEILELNGEDTLLNQLKKAGKKIKSSCGGCATCSDCTIIVKSGEMNLTPQTFEELRLLGNVFHITKERLSCQTKVTGDVTLDISAHEKNTFTGKNEKVTVPKSTTTRLKKREDIEKEAIESKEKNQDKPSDTWYRHWEKEEGADAAGSGASNKPKKLGGNKRVKPFNFNDTDKEENDK; encoded by the coding sequence ATGAGCGATTATAAATGTACTTTATGGCCGTCAGGAGAAATCCTGGAGCTTAACGGTGAGGACACACTCCTTAACCAGCTTAAGAAGGCCGGCAAAAAAATTAAGTCCAGCTGCGGAGGCTGTGCTACTTGTTCGGACTGCACCATTATCGTGAAGTCTGGCGAGATGAATCTTACGCCGCAAACTTTTGAAGAACTACGTCTCTTAGGAAACGTCTTCCATATCACTAAAGAAAGGCTCTCATGCCAAACGAAAGTGACTGGAGATGTGACTTTGGATATCTCCGCACACGAGAAAAACACATTTACTGGTAAAAACGAGAAGGTAACAGTGCCAAAAAGCACCACAACTCGCCTGAAAAAGCGCGAAGACATCGAAAAAGAAGCTATTGAAAGTAAGGAAAAAAACCAAGATAAACCGTCAGACACTTGGTATCGTCATTGGGAAAAAGAAGAAGGTGCGGACGCGGCCGGCTCCGGTGCGAGCAACAAGCCTAAAAAGCTTGGAGGCAACAAACGTGTGAAGCCTTTCAACTTCAATGACACTGATAAAGAAGAAAACGATAAATAG
- a CDS encoding POT family MFS transporter, whose protein sequence is MSQAAAAASVEAVDNKFPSQIKYIVGNEACERYSYYGMRSILTVFMIQVLLMQEAEATSTYHLFAGACYLFPLLGAFISDRIWGKYKTILYLSLVYCAGHAVLAVWENKMGLYWGLGLIALGSGGIKPCVSAHVGDQFKANQQHLLKKVYELFYFMINFGSFFSTILTPWTLKAYGPSVAFGIPGVLMAIATFIFWMGRNEFVHVPPSKSDGHGLVNVISSAFKFSSSRKAGESFLDGALKEHSKEQVEAVKAVFDIAKLFASITIFWALFDQHGSSWVIQAMNMNLNFMGMEFEASQIAAWNPIMVMALIPLFSMVVYPVLDKVGITSTPIKRMTLGMFVAAVSFALIGGLQMWMDSSADKINVMWQFFPYLVITMAEVMISITGLEFAYTQAPRAMKSSIMSIWLLTVFFGNLITAYVSKVNFFPIASTGYFMFFAVLMAIFAGIFWYMGTQYKVKNYMEK, encoded by the coding sequence ATGTCACAAGCCGCCGCAGCTGCATCGGTTGAAGCAGTAGACAACAAATTCCCATCTCAGATTAAGTACATCGTAGGTAACGAGGCCTGCGAACGTTACTCATATTACGGGATGAGATCAATTCTCACAGTATTCATGATTCAAGTTCTTCTTATGCAAGAAGCTGAAGCAACATCAACATACCACTTGTTCGCAGGTGCTTGTTATTTGTTCCCACTTCTTGGTGCTTTCATCTCAGATAGAATTTGGGGTAAGTACAAGACGATTCTTTATCTTTCACTTGTATACTGTGCTGGTCACGCTGTACTTGCTGTTTGGGAAAACAAAATGGGTCTTTACTGGGGTCTAGGGCTTATCGCTCTGGGTTCTGGTGGTATTAAGCCATGTGTATCTGCTCACGTAGGTGACCAGTTCAAGGCGAACCAACAACACCTTCTTAAGAAAGTTTACGAGTTGTTCTACTTCATGATCAACTTCGGTTCATTCTTCTCAACAATCCTAACTCCATGGACACTTAAAGCTTACGGTCCTTCTGTTGCTTTCGGTATTCCAGGTGTTCTTATGGCAATCGCGACTTTCATCTTCTGGATGGGCCGTAACGAATTCGTTCACGTTCCACCTTCGAAGTCAGATGGTCACGGTCTTGTGAACGTAATCTCTTCAGCGTTCAAGTTTTCATCATCTCGTAAAGCTGGTGAATCATTCCTTGATGGCGCTCTTAAAGAGCACTCAAAAGAGCAGGTTGAGGCAGTTAAAGCGGTATTCGATATCGCTAAACTTTTCGCTTCAATCACAATCTTCTGGGCCCTATTCGATCAACACGGTTCTTCTTGGGTAATCCAAGCTATGAACATGAACCTTAATTTCATGGGTATGGAATTCGAAGCTTCTCAAATTGCTGCTTGGAACCCAATCATGGTTATGGCCCTTATTCCACTTTTCTCAATGGTGGTTTACCCAGTCCTTGATAAAGTAGGGATCACATCTACGCCAATTAAGCGTATGACTCTTGGTATGTTCGTTGCTGCAGTTTCTTTCGCCCTTATCGGCGGTCTACAAATGTGGATGGATTCTTCAGCTGATAAGATCAACGTTATGTGGCAGTTCTTCCCGTACCTAGTAATCACTATGGCGGAAGTAATGATTTCAATCACTGGTCTAGAGTTCGCTTATACTCAAGCTCCGCGTGCAATGAAATCGTCAATCATGTCGATCTGGTTGTTAACTGTATTCTTCGGTAACTTGATTACTGCTTACGTTTCAAAAGTTAACTTCTTCCCAATCGCTTCTACTGGATACTTCATGTTCTTCGCTGTTCTTATGGCGATTTTCGCAGGTATCTTCTGGTACATGGGTACTCAGTACAAAGTTAAAAACTACATGGAAAAATAA
- a CDS encoding phosphatase domain-containing protein, translated as MRRPKLVHFTGIESDEYIHIRASMTYSSQGRFEILDEINQNLKDIVPTKPIQSMGLLSSNEFRLKVVGLSSDDKEVTIRSFDSDSFGNFNFKIPQPEAMNVAKLRLYETKTHPGLDLLIGSFIPTTIQKPKKILITDFDKTLVDTRYSSMKELYLSLRNPIQYFPPVDHSIDIVKDLIKEDYQPFVVSASPHFYENAIRDWLYARQIFTGNIFLKDYRNIFSFFEGDLSTKDLRSQGFYKLNTIVNILLMTGIPSELVLIGDGFESDTLIYLTLAAVLVGRYDPWTLWNNIKREESFKLTNQQHFRFLSKFYQLKNMSDAQPKGKLKIYIRCKPHMLESLQNRVFNLDFANNLKHLVTYYVG; from the coding sequence ATGAGACGTCCAAAGTTAGTGCATTTTACAGGAATCGAATCAGATGAATATATTCATATTCGTGCTTCGATGACGTATTCATCTCAAGGACGTTTCGAAATCCTCGATGAGATCAATCAAAACCTGAAAGACATTGTACCAACTAAGCCCATACAAAGTATGGGCCTTCTCTCTTCAAATGAGTTTCGTTTGAAGGTGGTCGGACTTTCAAGTGATGATAAGGAAGTTACAATCAGAAGTTTTGACTCTGATAGCTTTGGTAACTTCAATTTCAAAATTCCTCAGCCTGAGGCCATGAATGTGGCAAAGCTCAGGCTTTATGAAACGAAGACCCATCCAGGGCTGGATCTTTTGATTGGAAGTTTCATTCCAACGACGATTCAAAAACCGAAGAAGATTCTCATTACGGATTTTGATAAGACTTTGGTAGATACTCGTTACTCGTCCATGAAGGAACTTTATCTTTCTCTAAGAAACCCAATTCAGTATTTCCCTCCCGTGGATCACTCAATTGATATCGTGAAAGATCTCATTAAAGAAGATTACCAACCCTTTGTGGTATCAGCGTCCCCTCACTTTTATGAGAACGCCATCCGTGACTGGTTGTACGCTCGTCAGATCTTTACCGGGAATATCTTCTTAAAAGATTACCGAAATATTTTTTCGTTCTTTGAAGGGGATCTTTCAACGAAGGATTTGCGCTCTCAAGGTTTTTATAAGCTCAATACCATCGTTAATATTCTCCTCATGACAGGTATTCCTTCAGAGCTTGTTTTAATTGGTGACGGTTTCGAATCAGATACCTTAATTTATCTCACTCTTGCTGCAGTTCTGGTGGGACGTTATGACCCTTGGACACTCTGGAACAATATTAAGCGCGAAGAATCTTTTAAGCTTACAAACCAGCAGCACTTCCGCTTTCTCTCAAAATTTTATCAGCTGAAAAATATGAGTGATGCTCAACCGAAGGGCAAACTCAAAATTTATATTCGCTGCAAACCTCACATGCTGGAGTCACTTCAAAATCGTGTCTTCAACCTGGACTTTGCCAACAACTTAAAACATCTCGTGACTTATTACGTAGGTTAA
- a CDS encoding acylphosphatase, giving the protein MLQMTLIIKGKVQRVGFRYSVVDFVHSEKLPIVGHVRNMPDGSVHVIAQGDIEALKELHRFCTKGPPRAEVREVEQDLIQINKAEFSDFVVLAD; this is encoded by the coding sequence ATGTTACAGATGACACTAATTATTAAAGGTAAAGTTCAGCGTGTGGGTTTTCGCTACAGCGTTGTAGACTTTGTTCATTCAGAAAAACTTCCTATTGTTGGTCACGTGCGCAATATGCCAGACGGCTCGGTCCATGTGATTGCTCAAGGGGACATTGAGGCCCTGAAGGAACTTCATCGTTTTTGCACCAAGGGTCCACCTCGCGCAGAAGTACGTGAAGTCGAGCAGGATCTGATCCAAATTAATAAAGCGGAATTCTCAGACTTTGTGGTGTTGGCCGACTAG
- a CDS encoding Hsp20 family protein yields the protein MSSGIRDLERINSRQLETAKRRHDREIKNIENAHQNYKADLQKAHAGEVVDLQDQNRRQIDQEATKKEKILNEMRTHLQQTSELTDKQLKDLKVTSEAEKAKIVTKLSDERERQISEHELYLEELNDRYSTASRDVNLEGKKRVDDMTREMGEVQRDSEAFHQNKINKQTEEFTTRFNTDTKNYKKLKDDQDGQFKKERMATNTRQQTEMAKMTEVHNTEMEKRDTTYRKGLKEQDGFFEKKYKDNLDSNNANLKTLEDTHQKVVSNLKSSLTKEITQTVSKMDDPFYKFEALKPKMTQYPDRVEIQVDVPEHSKQDLRLTFNNKEAVLSYNRRYVDANKTFDGVINKINKVESFTTRLATDAQLDPKSVKSSYENGTMTYVVKKA from the coding sequence ATGAGTAGCGGAATCAGAGATCTTGAAAGAATTAATTCTCGTCAGCTGGAAACGGCCAAACGTCGTCACGACCGAGAAATTAAGAATATTGAAAATGCTCACCAAAACTATAAGGCCGATCTTCAAAAGGCCCATGCGGGTGAAGTCGTAGATCTTCAAGATCAAAACCGCAGACAAATTGATCAAGAAGCGACTAAGAAAGAAAAAATTTTGAATGAAATGCGCACTCACCTTCAACAGACCAGCGAACTAACTGATAAGCAGTTGAAGGACTTGAAGGTCACTTCCGAAGCTGAGAAGGCAAAAATTGTAACAAAGTTAAGCGATGAACGTGAACGCCAGATCAGCGAACACGAACTCTACCTTGAAGAGCTAAATGATCGCTACTCGACCGCCTCAAGAGATGTAAACCTTGAAGGTAAAAAACGCGTTGATGATATGACTCGCGAAATGGGCGAAGTTCAACGTGACTCAGAGGCCTTCCACCAAAACAAAATTAATAAGCAAACTGAAGAGTTCACAACTCGATTCAATACTGACACCAAAAACTATAAAAAGTTAAAGGACGATCAGGACGGCCAGTTTAAAAAAGAAAGAATGGCCACAAACACTCGCCAGCAGACTGAGATGGCGAAGATGACGGAAGTTCATAATACTGAGATGGAAAAACGCGATACGACCTATCGCAAAGGTCTTAAAGAGCAAGATGGCTTTTTTGAGAAGAAATATAAAGACAATCTAGATAGTAACAATGCGAACTTGAAGACCCTGGAAGATACACATCAAAAAGTGGTTTCTAATCTTAAGTCGAGTCTTACTAAAGAGATTACTCAAACCGTCTCTAAGATGGACGATCCTTTCTATAAGTTTGAAGCCCTGAAACCAAAGATGACTCAATACCCTGACCGAGTTGAAATTCAAGTCGACGTACCTGAACACTCTAAGCAAGACCTAAGACTTACCTTCAATAACAAAGAAGCTGTTTTAAGCTATAACCGCCGCTATGTGGATGCCAACAAGACATTTGATGGAGTGATTAATAAGATCAATAAAGTTGAATCTTTCACGACCAGACTTGCCACAGACGCGCAACTAGATCCTAAATCAGTTAAGTCGAGCTATGAGAATGGCACTATGACTTACGTTGTTAAGAAGGCCTAG
- a CDS encoding N-formylglutamate amidohydrolase, with the protein MFSLDHPQKSPLFDYYAPLGTHYRGLLSIPHSGENIPKEFEAYLSGDLRAYKEDVDYKVNELVDIKALQSAGIAVLVAHVHRVCVDLNRAEGNCVLFWKNNTQGKQLVVKDPSAAEVEKFIEIYHRPYFEIMKSALQDLEKRKAGKVSMVDLHSMPSRPTDYHMKQNPNQKMHRPDFCVSDRKGKTATPEFIQFFQQSLIDKGHESSLNDPYVGGYVTEYVDQFRTNNIQIEINRSVYMDETTKELVPEKVAHLRPMLTEVLIKGFEKFDS; encoded by the coding sequence ATGTTTAGTCTCGATCATCCTCAAAAATCCCCTCTGTTTGACTATTACGCTCCCCTTGGGACCCATTACCGGGGTCTGCTTTCAATTCCCCATTCTGGAGAAAATATCCCGAAGGAATTCGAGGCCTATCTTTCCGGTGATTTAAGGGCCTATAAGGAAGACGTAGATTACAAGGTCAATGAGCTGGTGGATATCAAGGCGCTCCAGAGTGCCGGGATCGCAGTTTTAGTGGCCCATGTTCATCGCGTTTGCGTGGACCTAAACCGTGCCGAAGGCAACTGTGTCTTGTTCTGGAAAAACAACACTCAGGGTAAGCAGCTGGTGGTGAAAGATCCATCTGCGGCCGAAGTCGAGAAGTTCATCGAGATTTATCACCGCCCTTATTTTGAAATCATGAAATCGGCCCTACAGGACCTTGAAAAACGCAAGGCCGGCAAGGTGTCGATGGTAGACCTTCACTCTATGCCTTCAAGGCCAACTGACTATCACATGAAGCAGAATCCAAATCAGAAGATGCATCGTCCGGATTTTTGTGTGAGTGATCGAAAGGGTAAAACGGCGACGCCGGAATTTATTCAGTTCTTCCAACAATCTCTGATCGATAAAGGTCATGAGTCGAGTTTAAATGATCCTTACGTGGGCGGTTATGTGACTGAGTACGTGGATCAATTCAGAACGAACAACATCCAGATTGAAATCAATCGCAGCGTGTATATGGATGAAACCACCAAGGAACTTGTTCCTGAAAAAGTGGCCCATCTAAGACCGATGCTAACTGAAGTTTTAATCAAGGGATTTGAGAAGTTCGATTCTTAG
- a CDS encoding inosine/guanosine kinase, which yields MKFPGRRNTKHYFPVEDKQRSSFDDEINRPGNVYVVGIDQLLVDIEIPVDDAFLEKHKFTKGESFIIDDNLADTIYWQYKNAGQITGEFPGGAVGNTLHNFSILSDCPSVALGTINKNIELGDYAFKYICNTSSKVNLTYLQPCPRPMGRALCFVSPDRDRTFAISKGCMNDLSPEFIPVDVIEKSAALLVSAYTLRDDKSPMFKSTLRALEVAKNANVPVVLSLGTSGLVNEKKDLLLEIIPKYISVIAMNESEALSLTGISDPLLAAEKVLDLCDMVLLTVGARGLYIGALTDKAHARETKEPLHTKSLVEYNKYEYSRARRRADCDPDQLVKVYSHINPFRGGPQMIKNTNGAGDAALAAVLHDISATPYHKNKVPNSPKHASNYLTYSSISQISKYANRVSFEVLSQNSPRLLRGLPEKEDGLEEAYWEK from the coding sequence ATGAAGTTTCCCGGACGGCGCAACACCAAGCACTATTTCCCAGTAGAAGATAAACAACGTAGCTCTTTTGATGATGAAATCAATCGTCCAGGGAATGTCTATGTGGTGGGGATTGATCAGCTACTCGTTGATATCGAAATCCCCGTGGACGACGCTTTCCTTGAAAAACATAAATTCACCAAAGGTGAGTCATTCATTATCGACGATAACCTCGCTGATACGATTTATTGGCAATATAAAAATGCCGGACAAATTACGGGTGAGTTCCCTGGTGGGGCCGTAGGTAATACACTTCATAACTTCTCAATTCTTTCTGATTGTCCTTCAGTTGCTCTGGGAACAATTAATAAAAACATCGAACTTGGTGACTACGCTTTTAAATATATTTGTAACACCAGCTCGAAAGTTAACCTTACTTATCTTCAGCCTTGTCCACGTCCGATGGGCCGTGCTCTTTGTTTCGTGAGCCCTGATCGCGATCGTACGTTTGCCATCAGCAAAGGTTGTATGAATGATTTGTCTCCGGAATTCATTCCGGTAGACGTGATTGAAAAATCAGCGGCCCTTCTGGTTTCTGCTTATACTCTTCGTGATGATAAATCACCGATGTTCAAATCGACTCTGAGAGCTCTTGAAGTTGCGAAGAACGCCAATGTTCCAGTGGTTCTTTCTCTTGGAACAAGTGGTCTTGTGAATGAGAAGAAAGATCTTCTTCTGGAAATCATTCCGAAATATATTTCAGTGATTGCCATGAACGAATCAGAGGCCCTGTCTTTGACTGGTATTTCTGATCCGCTTCTTGCGGCCGAAAAAGTTCTGGATCTTTGTGACATGGTTCTTCTGACCGTTGGTGCCCGTGGTCTTTATATCGGTGCCCTGACTGACAAGGCCCACGCTCGTGAGACCAAAGAACCACTTCATACGAAGTCCCTGGTTGAGTATAACAAGTATGAGTACTCGCGTGCTCGTCGTCGTGCTGATTGTGATCCTGATCAACTTGTAAAAGTTTATTCGCACATTAATCCGTTCCGTGGTGGTCCTCAGATGATTAAGAACACCAATGGAGCAGGGGACGCGGCACTTGCAGCAGTTCTTCACGATATCTCGGCAACTCCATACCATAAGAACAAAGTTCCGAATTCTCCAAAGCATGCTTCGAACTACTTAACATATTCATCGATCTCACAGATCAGTAAGTATGCCAACCGCGTATCGTTCGAAGTATTGAGCCAGAACTCGCCACGCCTTCTTCGCGGTCTTCCTGAGAAAGAGGATGGACTAGAAGAAGCATACTGGGAAAAGTAA